The Streptomyces sp. DG1A-41 genomic sequence CACAGACCTCCACGGCCCGCCCCGCAGTATCGAAAGCGGTACGGATCAGGTGGATCACCGGTACACCGGACGCCAGTTGCAGCGTCTTGACCTCGGACGGCGAGGGCATCCGGGCCCTGATCTCCTCCTCGAAGTGGTCGAGCTGGTGGCCCAGCTCCTCAAGCCGGGCGTAAATACCGCCGGGGCCCGGGTTGGGTTCGGCGATCTGTGTTCCGCGGGCGATGTCGAGCGGGAGGTATGACGTGGCGAACTCGACCGGTCGGCCGTCGAGCAGGTACCGGCGACGCCGGGCGAGCACGCGCCGCACGGAGCCGAGGCGGGTGGAGATGTCCTGGCTGGCCTTCTCCTCCTTGACCTCCAGACTGTCCACCTTCGGGTGACTGCCGGCGGCGTCGGCCTCCACGATGAACGCGGATTTGCCCTGCTCACGGTGGCGCCGGGCGAACCGGTCCGAGGCGAGCCGCCGCACCGGGGGCCGGGGCCGGACGAAGACGCCCTTGCCGTGCTCGGCGTGCACCAGGCCCTCACCCTGGAGCACCGAGAAGGAGTTGCGGACCGTCATCCGGGAAACGCCGTAGTGCTCGACCAGCTCAGCTTCAGAAGGCAGCTTCTCCCCCTCCTTGAATCGCCCACGGTCGATGGCCTCGCGCAGCTGATCGGCGATCTGCCGGAAGACCGCACGATCACTGGTCGGGTCGAGGCCGCCGAGAATGCTCGGTAGAGACGTCACGCGTACTCCTTTAGGTATCTAGACGAGTGGGCGAGTGTTGTTGCTACGGTGGAGAGCCTAGCCAGCCGAGAGGGCCGAGGAACGTGAGCACAGAACGCCCGCACTCCGTGAGCGTCGCCGGGGTCATCGTCGATGACCAAGGCCGGGCCCTGCTGATCAAGCGCCGCGACAACGGTCACTGGGAGCCCCCGGGCGGCGTCCTCGAACGTGAGGAAACCATCCCTGAGGCCCTCCAGCGTGAAGTTCACGAAGAGACCGGCATCAAGATCGAGCTTCCTGCGACCCTGACCGGCGTCTACAAGAACATGACGGGCCTGATCGTCTCCATGGTCTTCCGCTGCCAGGCAGCCGACGGCACACCCACCACCGGGTACGAGACCCGCGCACTGCGCTGGGCCACCCGCGAAGAGGTCATCGAACTCGCCGACGAGGCCTACGCGATCCGCGTCCTTGACGCACTCGACGCGGCGTCCCCGCCGGCCATACGCGCCCACGACGGCGTGAAACTCGTCTAGCCCGAACCCGCTGCACATGGCGGCCTACCAGCACGAAGGAACTTGTATGCACGAGTATACGAGTACAGCCCGGGTCTGGGGACTGTCTTGCCCAGGTTTCCCGGAAGAGGTCAGCCGGGCCCGCCGCTGGACGCGGGACATCCTGCGCGGATCTCCCCTGGCCGACGACGCCGAACTGATCGTGAGCGAGCTGAGCGCGAACGCGATCCTCCACACCGCCAGCGGCACTCAGTCCGGCAGCTTCCATCTGGCACTCGCGGTGTCCCCGCAGGTGGTCGCCCTGTCGGTCACCGACGAGGGAGGCACCGGTACCGCTCCGAAGGTCGAGCACCAGGACGACCAGGCCGAGCACGGCCGGGGCCTGGGCATGGTCAGCGCGATCGCACACCGTGTCGTAGTCCACGACAGCCACAGCGGCTACACGGTCACCGCGGAACTTTTCACCGAGCCCCGCCCGACAAGGGGACGCCCGTGCTGACGTCTCCTCGTCCCGAAGCACCGCACACAGACAGCCGACGTCTCCCCTACCAGTGCCGAGCCGCCGCCTACCCCTCGAACCAGGCCCGAGCCATCCCCATGGGGAGATACGACACCACGAGCCCGCGCCTGGCCCTGCGCTGGTTACAGGAGCGCACCCGCCACATCACCGACCAACTCGACGCCGCATACGCACAGCCCGGACTGCACTGGCTGACGGACGAAGCGGAACACGAACGAGCCCTTGCCTACATGACGGCAGGCACGGGCTACCAACTCACCCTGTACGACGAGAACACCCGCTACGTCCTCGTGGCCTACCCGACGGGACCGACCTCGTGAACGGGCCAACTCACGGCTACTGGTGCGAATGCTGGACCGAGGACGTCAGCACCACAGAACCGCCGGCACTCCGGGCATCGTTCGACGCGCACTCAGCGCCCCAGGCAGACCGATGGGTCGCCATCGCCCTGCGCACAATCTCACCCGCGCTCGACTCCGACGCATCGGGCGAGGCATGGACGTGGCTGTACGACGGACGCGCCGAGACCCGGAGAGCTCTCCTGCGCTCCGAGCCGTGCACAGTGACCATCAGGCACGCAGACGTCCGCATCACGTGGGACATCCGGCCAGTGCTCTTTCTGCCGCTCGCACACCGACAGGGCGCCGAACTCCCAGCCTGCGCCCATGCTTTCAAGCCCCAGCAGACCGACTGAGTTACAACTTTCTCTACTGGTTCAAGGCCCGCGCACGGCGCGGGCGCGCGCCGCCTCTGCGGCGCGGCCTGCCTCCTGTCTGCGCCCCGGCTGGCCGCGCCCGGCGGCGCGCTCGGCGGCTGCGGGCATGAAGTGGGAGACACCCTCTGTGGCTGGGGCGGTCGGCTCCACGGCTTTAGGCAGCCACTTTGGGGCGAGCCTCTAAGATCATGGCCCCAACGTCGTGCTTTAACGGGCAGGTCCACAGACTGCCCGACTCGCCGGAAGCTTACGGGGCCATGATCACTCGCCCCAAAGCAGCTCCAGCCCAAAGCCGCTCCGCCGACCTCGCGAGCGCGACTGGCCTAGGACACCTCAGTTGTTGAAAGTAGGTAGCCCGGAGCCCGTCGCGTCGGCATACTGGCATATCGAGCGATTGGGGAAAGTATGACCGAGAGACCGCCGGTATCCGAGATGATGGATGAATTCGGCGAACATGTCACCTCACAGTTGCGACAAACCCCGCAGGTGATTGAAACCGACGGCTCGATTGATACAGCGGACCTTTTCATCGACGCCTCAAAGTGGCGAAAGTACCCGCAGGTATCCTGCGTTTTCGCCGACTTGGCTGGCTCGACAACTCTGCGAGATGGGCGATGGGAGGCGTCAACCGCTTCAATTTATGACGCTGCCGTCAAACCCGCCGTGCGTATTCTCTCAGATTTCGGCGCCGACTTCATCGATGTGCAAGGAGATGCAGCATTTGGCCTTTTTACTGGCAAGTATTCTCAACGGCGAGCGATTTGCGCTGGAATCACGATTAAGACTTTCGGTCAGCGCATTCTCATACCCGCTCTCGAGAACAAGTGGCCGATGAACCCGCCGCAGACTGGGTTCAAGATCGGATGTGCGATCAGTGACCTCTTGAGCAAAAAGATTGGAATCTCGCGCACTGATCATCACGCCCCGGTGTGGGCGGGCCGCGCTGTCAACTATGCGGCTAAGTGTTCACAGCAGGCCGACGCCCACGAGATGATCGTCACTAAGCCCATTGCGGACATCATTCGCCGTACCGAGTACCTATGGTATTCCTGCGAATGTGGCGAAGAGTCTGTTCCTCTATGGTCGGAGCGCCATGTAGAAAAGGTCTCCGGGAAGGACTCTGAGGGTCTGCTCCTCACAAGCAGCTGGTGTGAGAACTGCGGGGACTCGTACTGCGAAAAGGTCTGCTCCGGTTCCTGGCGAAGGCCGGACCTGGACACGAAACGTCACCGCTTGGAGTATGGCAAGTACCAGGAAGTGATCAAGTTCCGCGATCAAAACAGTCGCCAAATTCGGCGAGGTATCAGTGGCTAGTGGAAATTCACCCCGGCCGGATTGCCTACCGCTGACCCAATCCCTCCTGTCGGAGACTCGCGAGGAACTGGCCAAAGCAGACCAAAAGGCAAACCTTCTCCTTGCGGCGCTCGGGGTGGCAGCTGCGGCGCTAATTGGAGCTTTTGCTAGCGCCAAAATCAATCCGATCAAGTTTGACTCCGCAGCGCAATGGACTTTTTGGTCCGGCTGCGGATTGGCAACCCTGGCATTGGTGTTTCTCGGTATGGCCGTATACCCCTATCCGGGCAACGGAAAGCAGGGGCGCATGTACTACTTCGGTGACATGCATGCCAACGGCGAATTGACAGAATCCGAGATTCTGAACCTAATCCAAACGGCGAATCACGCGGAGCGGAACGTCCAACAGTTTTCGGTGCTGGCCCCATCTGTTGCTCGTAAATACAGGAACATCCGCTTTGGTATGTTCTTCTCGGGTGCAGCGCTTGCCCTTCTGGCGGTCGGCACCCTGCTAGGGGTGGCGCACTGACTCGACCGAAACCAGGGTCTTCGTGCGCCGTTGACGCCTACCTACGGCTCCAGGTCAATCTCTGGTTGGCAGCGGCTCGTGACGGTGCCAGATCAGGTACCGGTCCTCGCGGCGCAACTCCGCGGAACCCCACTCAATGCGCATGACACCCGTCTCCATGGAGCAGGCGTAGGCGACGAGAACGAGTTGCACGTCTTCGGGAAGCAGCTCCAGGTCTGGGTGTACCTCGGAGTCATCGAGTTCTCCCCAGTCCAGGTCGAATGCCGGTTGCCTGGGAGGAGGGCCGTGGCGGCGGATCAGGTCTGCTCGGAACCCTGTGGCCCGACGGAGGCGTGCAGCCGTGACGGGTACGTCTTTCTTCGCATAGCGGAGTGGGTAGATGAGGTGGCCGCGGACGAGCATCATCGTGCGTCCTTGCAGGCGCACAGCTTCCCCAAGCCCGGAGATGCCGGCGGCCAGTTCCTCGTATTGCACCGCATAGAGGCCATGTCCGTAGGCTTCGAGCGTCTGAGTGTGGACACCCTCGTGCCCAGTGCGGGCCCGATCATGCGCCCGGAGGAGGCAAGCCGGGATGATGTCCGCCAGTTCACCAGCTATGTCCCCGAAGGTCTCACGTGCCCATTGACTGGCTGAACCCACGACGTACCGCCCTCCCCTGGTGGTTTTGCAGCACAGCACCGAGCAGCGTCCACCTAAACCGTGCTGCGCCCAGGCGAGTCACACAAGGTGGCAACCAGCGCACAGAGGGGGCGCACATCACCTGAACAAGGTTCATCGCAATCGCCACTCGCGTGCTACAAGCAGCGGATACTCCCCTGGCTCTGTCGCTCGCAGTGACGGCAATCCTGACGGCAACGACGGCGGATGGTAGCGACACTCGACAACCCGGGACAGAGGCACAATGGTGCTGTTGGACCGCCCCATCAACGCCTGCCCGCATCTCTAAGCGCCGGATCGCATCTTGGGTGAGTGTCTTACTGCGTGACAACGCCCACGGACAGCGGCGGACAACCACGCATACCTACGGACCATCGCAGCAGGTGAGAGCCGCACGGCCCCATGGTCGGAGGCCCAGCCAAGTTGCTTCGGGACGAAGAGGTCCTGGCTTCAAACCCCACCGCCCCGCGCGGTTCTCAGCTGGAACCGGCGGCAATCTGCCCGACAACGGAAAAGCGCTGCTCACACTCCGGGCAAGTCGCCTCACCGAAGGCATAAGTCAGGGCGCGCACGACTTCCTCGTGGCCGTCAGCCAATGCGAGGTCATAGAGGCGGCGGCCCAGACCTTCCAGGGCGCGGGGGTCGGCCGGATGCAGAGGAACGGTTTCGATGTCATCAGAGAGGGCGTAGTCCTCTGCCGCACTGAAGAAGCCCCGCTCTCCGATGATCACCCATAGCGACGCGCACCCGTCGGGATCCGGGCACTCGAGCTCGTATTCCTCGCTGACGATGCCCCAGATCAAGTCCTCCGCCCAGTGGATGTCGCCCTCCAGGTTCAGGGCCGCCTCAACCAGATAGCAGTAGTCGTTCCGGTCGGCGGTGGCCTGCCTCCACCGGTTCGCAGCGCCCAGTAGGCGTGTGACTTCCGACGCGTACTGGTACCGCAGATTCCGGGTCTCGTAGCGCTGGTCGGCCTGGACGAGCAGGGCGCCGGCCAGGTGGAGGGCCGAAGCTGCCACGTCGGCTTTGTCGGCCTCCGCCATGTCGGCCAGCGTGGGCAGCACCAGCGGATGGGCGACGTCCAGAGAGCCGTTGTGGTAGAGCTCCGTCCAGAGGTCGCTCCAGGCCTGACTGTCCCGCCCCTTGGCGGCACGTTCCAGCAGGGCCCTCAGGCGGTCGGAATCGGCGCCGTCTGCGCGGGGAACAGGAGAACTCGTCGTCATCTCCGGCATCCAAGCAGACTGCCGCAACCGCACTTTCGCCGACCTGTCGATTGCTGTGGAAGTGTGCCGTTCGGCATGTCCGGTGAGGCTGGGCACGTTCCTGCAAGTCTGCCCGGTGCCGGTGCCGTTCCGCTGACATCCAACATTGACATCAACGACCACGGACAGCAGTGGCGTCTGGCAATCATGTGCGGCGCCCGTACGCACAGGGGGCCGCCACCACATGGGGCACTGATCGAACTCCTAAAGCGGGTGTCGCAGGTTCGAATCCCTAGAAACCGCCCGGAACTGCTTCCACTTGTTCACCGCGAACACATGAACATGCCCCGGCGTTCGTCCCCCACCTGTTGCCATCCCCGCAGCACCGAGCGTAACCCGCGCGGAGCAACCTCACCGCTGCTTCATCAATGACGACAGAGGGTGTCGGGTTTACGGCCGACGATGGACGTATGCGCGAAACCCCGGAAGAACTCGACAAGCTCCAGTCCCTCCTCGACTCCTCCCTCTCCGGCTCGACCGCACACCTCCGCTCGATCGTCGAGGGCCGCACCATCACGGCGGCGCAGCTCACCGGGGTCCTCACCGGCATGTGCACGCTTGCCCTCTCCACGGTGACCGCAAAGGGCGAACCGCGGATCAGCGGCGCCGACGGGCACTTCCTGCACGGCCGGTGGCACTTCGGCACGGCGCGCAACGCCGCCAAGGCCCGTCATCTCGCGGCCCGTCCGGCCGCCAGCGTCGCGTACATGCGCGGCGAGGGCCTCGGCGTGTTCACCCACGGCACGGTGGAGGAGCTGAACCCCGAGGACGCCGAGACCACAGCCGACTGGCAGGAACTCCTGGCCTACTTGAAGGACTTCTACGGCGACGACGACGCCTTCGACTGGAACCGCGAGGTCGTCTACTACCGGCTGAACCCACACTGGATGACCGTCTACGCCCCCGACTTCGACAAGCTCACCGGCACGTGACGCCGGACCCGTCGACGAGGGCCTGCACAACCGCCACACGAGGACCCAGCGTGGTGCGAGTCCGCGCATACGACCTGCGTTCCAACGCCCAAGAAGCTCTCTTCCGGGTGCAGATGCTCACCGATGACGATGCCTTGAGCGAGGCGGCAGAAGCCGTACTTGCGGACGTCACAGCCCTGCCCAAGACGGACAGCAGGCCCGAACTGGACCAGCGCAGGGTGAAGACCCGCGACGACATCAGTCGACTGGTCAGAGCGTCCAAGCGCCATCTCTGAGGCGCCTGCCAACGCGGCTGCACGCACGGTCAGTCCGTCAGAGCCGGGCGCCGGGCGCCGGGCCGACCGCACCACAAGCGCACCAGATCAGGCGGGGAACAGCGGGGAATCACGGTGAAAGCGGCCCAGCCTGAGGAGGCGGCAACCAGGGGTGTTCCCCCAGGTCATTGCACGGACAGGCGCCAAATGCTCGCAGCTTCCCAAGCTGATGGCCTACCGCCAGCTTCTCAGCGGCCGGCTTCCCTTCGCCGCATTCCGGACCGATCATGGGGTCATGGTGTCAAGCATCGTCGTCCAGTACACCGATCTCCTGCGGACCAGCGACTACGACCTGTGGAGCCGGTTGCGGGAGCTTCTGAGGGCCCAGGGACTTGATCCGGACCGAACGATCGTCGTCGACCTCTTGCAGGAGGGCCCCGATCACGAGGACGGCCAGGTGATTTCCGAGGAAGGCAGGGTCTATAGGTTCACTCTCTACTATGACCAAGCAGCAGAGCACGGCGCGCGCAGCGCCCGCCTTGGCCGCTGGACCGACATAACCGATTCTTGGCGGCGCGGATCGCTGGCTACCCGAACAGCCGACGCTTTCGCTTGGATGTCATCGCCCGAAAGCCTGACCTGAGGTACTTCGAACCGAACAGCCGCCGTGCCACAGCCGTGCCAGATACAGGGGTCAGCAGCGGTCAACAAGGGTGGCTGGCGGGTGCGTCCGTGCCCGCCAGCTCGGTCCGCGAAGCGGCAGGTCACCGACCCGATGCCCCAGCCTCTCTCCTAAAGCGGGTGTCGCAGGTTCGAATCCTGCCGGGGGCACCAGCCAAAAGGCCCCGGACCGATCATGGTCCGGGGCCTTTGCCATCTACTTCTGACATCAACGCGGGCGGTCAGCCGCGGATGGGGCGTCTCCTGAGCAGCCGGTCCATGTGGCTCATGGCTTCGCGCTGCGTGTCCTGTACGACGTGGGTGTAGACGTCCATGGTGATGCTGATCTGGCTGTGCCCGAGGATCTCCATCACCACGCGGGGCGCGACTCCGGCTGCCGTGAGCAAGGTGGCCGTTCCATGGCGTGCGTCGTGCAGCCGGATCACACGGAGGCCGGGGTACTGGGCGACGCGGGTGAAGGAGCGGTACAGGTTGCGCGGCTCGACAGGCCGACCGGTGCGGGTGGCAAAGATGTAGTCCGACTCCTGCCACCTCTCCCCCGCCTTGGCGCGAGCGTCCGCCTGCCGCAGGCGGTGCCAGCGCAGGGGCGCGATGCAGAGAGCGGGCAGAGGGACTGCGCGGCGACGGCGGCTCTTGGGATCGTCGTCGTACAGGACGCCACGGCGGCGCTGGACCTGGTGGCGGACGTAGAGGACGCGGTTGTCGAGGTCGACGTCCGACCAGCGCAGGCCTACGATCTCTCCCCGGCGGAGTCCCATGGCGATGGCGAGGACGAAGGCCGCGTAGAGCGGATCCTTGCGGGAGGCCGCGAGGAAGTCGAGCGTCTCGTCGAGGGCCCATGGGCTCAGATCGGGCTTATCCGTGCGGGGCGGCTCGACGAGCTTGGCGACGTTACGCGTGATCAATTCCTCGCGGCAGGCCGAGGACAGCGCCGAGCGCAGAACTCGGTGCGCTTCCTTGGCCGTTGCGGCGGTGGTCTCCTTCTCCAGGCGGACGCTCCCGTCGCGGTGGGGTGTCGCCGCCGCTGGGGCCGTCGATGCGGATGACGGCGTGGCAGTGGACGGCTCCGCGCGTCCAGGTCGTTCGTACAGTGGCGCGCTCCACCTGGACGCCATGAACCACGCCCGCTCCACGGTGTGTGGGTCGACGGCGGACGGGATGGGAGCTGTGGACAGTGGTGGGTTGGGGCGGTGTGGCTGCTGACGCTCATGCCGCCGAGTACACCGCCAGCCACAGACAGAAGCCGTTCCGCCCGTGCAGTAACCTCCCCATGGAGGGGTGCAATGTCCGCGTGGATCATGTTTAGTTCCGGCTGCTTTTTCGCAGTTCTGGGCGTGTTGACCTTGAACGGCCGGGGAACCGCAGCGTATGCGCGGTCGCCTAGGGTTGGTTGGGGGTGGATAGCGATGGGTGGCGGCTTCATCTTGGACGGAGGACCCAAAATCCTCGGTTTCTCTTCCGAAGCGGCGGCGAATCTTTCCGCCGTGGCTCTGGGGCTCATCGTGCTCGGCGCGGCGCTTCAGGTTCGGGGCGGAGCGTTCACCAGAGCTCGTCGTGCTGGCGACGGCGACTGAGCGGCGCCTCTACTCCCTATCTAGGGCGACCGTCAAGTGAGCCACTGATGTTTGACACCAGCGGCTGACACCAACAGCGGCGGATGAAGGCGTAGCACGGCGAACCCTAGCGACCGCTCCCACGCCGCATGGAGGCCAAGATCCAGTGCCTAGAGCTCGCGATGATCGACCTGATAAGGGCCGTCCCTCTATAGGGGCGGTGGAGGCACCGATCAGTCGTCGCCGACCACGTAGGCCCTGCCGAGTACGCTCCGCGCATGGCTGTTTCTGTGCACGTCCCGGAGTATTTCGAGGACTGCGAACTGGTATCTGGCGAGGACCTCGCGCTGGAGCCCGCCTTCTGGCTCGCCCATCTCTTGTTGACTGTGGGTGATCCGAGCGAGGATCCACAGCGCTACGGGGTTGACGCAGCAGCCTACGAGGAGATGGCGGAGCGCCTCAGCGATCCCGAAGAGCCCTGGCCTGTCCTGCGCGCTTCCCTGGCTGGTGGGCATACGGCCTACGTCGTGTACGCCAACTTCGAAGACGTGAACAACGTCGACTTCTTCGTCCGCCATCCTGACTGGGGACGGCTCGGTTACCTCGGCCAGTGCGGCGCCGACGATGCCGGCCCCGGGCTGTCCTGGACGGAACTCACCACGCTGG encodes the following:
- a CDS encoding ATP-binding protein, with protein sequence MHEYTSTARVWGLSCPGFPEEVSRARRWTRDILRGSPLADDAELIVSELSANAILHTASGTQSGSFHLALAVSPQVVALSVTDEGGTGTAPKVEHQDDQAEHGRGLGMVSAIAHRVVVHDSHSGYTVTAELFTEPRPTRGRPC
- a CDS encoding pyridoxamine 5'-phosphate oxidase family protein; protein product: MRETPEELDKLQSLLDSSLSGSTAHLRSIVEGRTITAAQLTGVLTGMCTLALSTVTAKGEPRISGADGHFLHGRWHFGTARNAAKARHLAARPAASVAYMRGEGLGVFTHGTVEELNPEDAETTADWQELLAYLKDFYGDDDAFDWNREVVYYRLNPHWMTVYAPDFDKLTGT
- a CDS encoding GntR family transcriptional regulator; translation: MTSLPSILGGLDPTSDRAVFRQIADQLREAIDRGRFKEGEKLPSEAELVEHYGVSRMTVRNSFSVLQGEGLVHAEHGKGVFVRPRPPVRRLASDRFARRHREQGKSAFIVEADAAGSHPKVDSLEVKEEKASQDISTRLGSVRRVLARRRRYLLDGRPVEFATSYLPLDIARGTQIAEPNPGPGGIYARLEELGHQLDHFEEEIRARMPSPSEVKTLQLASGVPVIHLIRTAFDTAGRAVEVCDTVMAADAYVLSYQLPAT
- a CDS encoding Pycsar system effector family protein; its protein translation is MAAAALIGAFASAKINPIKFDSAAQWTFWSGCGLATLALVFLGMAVYPYPGNGKQGRMYYFGDMHANGELTESEILNLIQTANHAERNVQQFSVLAPSVARKYRNIRFGMFFSGAALALLAVGTLLGVAH
- a CDS encoding NUDIX hydrolase; this translates as MSVAGVIVDDQGRALLIKRRDNGHWEPPGGVLEREETIPEALQREVHEETGIKIELPATLTGVYKNMTGLIVSMVFRCQAADGTPTTGYETRALRWATREEVIELADEAYAIRVLDALDAASPPAIRAHDGVKLV